The genomic segment AGTAAAGACCAAAGACGGCAGGATTCTATACCCCTCCGATGTTGTCATCAGGTGCATCTTGGCTCAAATATACGAAATAGATTACGATATCGAAACAATCTCCCTTCCGGATTCCTCTTTCGCCGAATTGTTAGAAAAAAGGGGCAAGACGTCTTTCAATTTCTACACCACCGAGGAGATACCTGAGCTTAAAAACATTTTGGTCAGGGGAGGGCTTTTACTTGAGGCGTTCGGAGACACATCGGAAAACAGGAGGCTGTTGCTCGAATACGATTACAGGGGTATAATAGACAAAACATATCTCGAAGAGAATGGAAGATTGGCGACACTTGACAGACCGGCGCCCAGCGCGGCTTTTAAAAGAGACATCGACAACCAGGCGATGTTTTCGTTCTACGAAAGAGCAATAAAATCCCTGAGTTCCACGGACAGCCTTTTTACGGCCCTTTCGCCTTTTTTCACAGGCGGGGTAAGGGGGAATGAAGATGAATCTATCAGATGACGCAAAAATCTACGTACTCGACACGAACGTCATAATGTACGATTTCAGGTGTATTTATTCTTTTGAGGACAACAACGTCGTCATACCGATTACGGTGCTCGAGGAAATAGACAAATTCAAAAAAGGCAACGAGATAATAAACTACAACGTCAGGGAGTTTTCCAGAGAACTCGATTCGCTTCTCGGGGACAGCTTGACTACGGAGGGTGTTAAACTTGACAGCGGAGGGTATGTCAGCGTAGAGACGAACATGAAAAAAGACAAGTTTCTGTCGGAGACCCTTTTGGATGACAGTCCTGACCACAGAATTCTATCCGTGGCGTACAACCTGTCCAAAAAGCACGGACAGGGAAAAGTCGTGCTCGTGACGAAAGACATAAACCTGAGAATAAAAGCGAAAGGAGTGGGCGTCAGGGCGGAGGATTACCTCACCGGTAAAATTCTCGACTTGGATAAGCTTTATACGGGAAAAAATCTCATTGAAGATGTCCCCGACGAGACTATTGACGCCCTTTACGAAAGGAAAACACTGAGTCTATCCGAGACGGGTTTTGGAATTTCTCCGCTTCCCAACGAATATTTCATACTTAGAAACGACCACAAGAGCATTCTCGGTGTATATAATTTTTCTTCTAAGTCTTTCAGACTCGTGGAGAGAAAAAGCGCCTACGGCATACAGCCGAGAAACGCCGAACAGACATTTTCCCTTGACGCGCTGACGAATCAGGACATTCAGCTTGCGACCCTTTCAGGAAAAGCGGGGACTGGAAAAACTCTCATGGCTCTCGCCGCGGCACTTGAAGTCAGAAAGTATTACAGCCAGATTC from the candidate division WOR-3 bacterium genome contains:
- a CDS encoding PhoH family protein; amino-acid sequence: MKMNLSDDAKIYVLDTNVIMYDFRCIYSFEDNNVVIPITVLEEIDKFKKGNEIINYNVREFSRELDSLLGDSLTTEGVKLDSGGYVSVETNMKKDKFLSETLLDDSPDHRILSVAYNLSKKHGQGKVVLVTKDINLRIKAKGVGVRAEDYLTGKILDLDKLYTGKNLIEDVPDETIDALYERKTLSLSETGFGISPLPNEYFILRNDHKSILGVYNFSSKSFRLVERKSAYGIQPRNAEQTFSLDALTNQDIQLATLSGKAGTGKTLMALAAALEVRKYYSQILLARPIIPLSNKEIGFLPGDVKSKIDPYMQPLWDNLSVIQNQYSSDSKEYSKITELLNNEKLLIIPLAFIRGRSLSRFYFIIDEAQNLTPHEVKTIITRAGEGTKVVFTGDPHQIDTPYLDSRSNGLTYLIDKMKGQEIYANVTLEKGVRSPLAELASNLL